Below is a genomic region from Desulfurella sp..
TAATTATGACAATTTGTTAGAAAAAACATTAGAAGACAGATTAAATTTAAAACGAGACAAGGATTATACTACAGATTCAGATATAATGAATAAAGATTCAAATATAATACCAATTATCAAATTGCATGGGTCAATTGATTGGATAAAAGACGGTAATAAAATAAAAATAAAACAAAAAAGTGATCCTAATGATAAAGAAAGAATCATTATACCTCCTACATTTAAAAAAGTAGGTCAATCTCAAAAATTATGAGAAAACGCAATCAATTATTTAAAAACAGCTACACGCATAATTATAATTGGATATTCTTATCCAGTTAGTGATGCAGAATTTAAATATTTACTTGCCGTTGGGTTAAAGGATAACATATCATTACAAAAAGTATTTTTCGTAAATCCTAATAAGAAAGATTTTGAAAGAGTTGATAGTTTATTTACAACAAAAAACATAGAACACATTAAACTAGCAATAAGCAAGAATAGTTTTAAAGATAAAAAAAATACAAACTAATGGAAAAGTTATTTGAAAAAATTAACAGAAAGCTATCAGTTGAACCAGAAATTCCAATTCAATTCTCTGATTTAGTTAATCATTATTCTAAACCAGCTAACTGAATATTTTATATCTTAGTTAAATTTATTTTGCCAATAAAAACATAGCTAAATAAGTTTACACAAAAAAGTCGTTAAACTTTTTGCAATTAATTTTATAAAACTCTTCTGTTCCTTTAGTAAAAACTGCTATATTATCGGACAGTCTGGCAAACCCCTCCTCTTTTAATTTTTCTGAATTCCCTTCTATTGGTTCTTCTCTCTTCCCCAAGGGTATTCCATCTCTCGTCATTGCCACAAGATTTACGAATATATTTTCATTTTCATTTTCATTTTTATTTTTATTTTTATTTTTATTTTCCTCATTACCCTTTTTATATGATGATTCTAATATCTCTAAGTTCTCTTCTGTGCTTTTAGTAACAAAAATAATTTTACTACCAGTGATACCAACAGAATTTACTAGAAAAGAATTTAGATGATAGTCATTTAGCGAAGCTCCAACTATAACAATAAACTCTGCTTTACTTACATCAACTGCAAATTTATGAATATAGGATGCAAATGGATTTACTGAAAATGCAACCATTTTATCTAAACCGGTTATAAGATAAGTGTTATAATGCCATCCTTTTGAACCTTCATTTTTAGAAGATATCCTATTAACCGAATTATTTGGAATTAATCCTTGAAATCTTTGTTTTTGTGCTTCTCTATAATGACTGTTAAACCCCATTTCACCAATAGCCTGTTGTGGCTTAATCCCTACATGTCCATGCATAAAAGCTAAGGTATTATTTTCGTTCATAAATTTTTTTCTTGAAAAAATTTTTTGGTTATTATTATTATCAAAACAAATGTGAAATTTATTGCGTTGCGATTTACATAGTGATTCGTATAATAAAGGGTGTAAAAAGTCAACTAAAATTGAGCCAGCAGGGCCAACAAATTTGTAGACTATAATCTTGTCAAGTCTTTTTTATATTTTTTTACGCAACGCTTTGCTTTGTCACATAGTCTTCCTCCCAGAAAGTATTGTTTCTTAAACAAGCATGAATGATTCTCATAAGTTTATTCATGCAGGCAACGATGCATACTCTGCCTGGCTTATCCTTTGATTTAAGTTTCAAATAAAATTCTTTTATTTGCTTATTAGATTTTATGGCACTTATATTAGCCATGTACAAAGCTTTCCTAACCTGAAATCTTCCTCCTGTTATTTTGCCTTTTTTCTTGACTTTGCCGCTTTCTTTGCTAAATGGAGCTATACCAATTAAACTAAAGGCTTGTTTCTTAGAGATATCTTTAATCTCTGGCAAGAACCCCATTATTGTGGAAGACAAGACTCGGCCTACCCCTGGTATACTTTCAATGATTTTAATCTTTTTACTTAAGTCATCTCTTTTTTTAAAAGGCTGTTTATATCGTATTCTATAACTTTAAGTTCTTTTTCTAAAAAAGCAATAACCCTTGCTATGCTGCTTTTAATCTTTGCATCTGCTAAAGAAAGCCTGTTCTTTTCTAAAGCCAATATGACCTATAATCTGCTCTCTTCTTCTTAAGAGCTCTTTAAGCTCTACTATGTCTTTGTCTATGAGATTTGTTGGCTTTGGCTTAATAGTACTAGCAAAACAGGCAATTACGCAAATCTCAATACTGTCGCTTTTAGCCAGTATACCCATTGCATCTGCATACCTTCTTACATTTTTCGGATTTACAACCGCAAATGGTATATTGTTTTCTGCCAGAAAATAGCAAACAGCCTTTTCATACCCGCCAGATGATTCTGAGACAACAGCTTCTAAAGATTCCAGGGATCTAACAAACTCAAGAAGCTTTTTAAAGCCTTTTTCGTTGTTTTCTACCTTAAAGGTCTTTTTGTTAACATTGGTTCCTACATAAATCTCTTCTTTAGAGATATCCAACCCTACATACATGTTAACCTCCTATACATGCAAAATACGAGCTTTAAAGCTCATCTGACTATCCAGAATAGCTAACAAGGCTGGGCACTAAAAAAGCAAATTTTCAGGCTTTTTGTCCTTGAGCCACCCTCTGTGTCCCAGCCAGATTCTTTATATATATTATATATGAGACAGTCTTGAGTATGAAAATAAACCATCTATCTTAACACCTGTGTTTACATCAACTGCATAGGGCTTTACCGTTTTTATAGCTTCCCAAGACATTTTCTGGTGTTAAACCATCAGCCAAACAAGCCTTTATAGCATCATTAATACTTTTTGCTCCAGCAATTTGGACTTTCAAAGAAGATCTCCAAGAATTGTAATTTTAATTCGTTGCGCAAAAATATCAATAAATAAAAGCAATAAAAAATAAAGAAAAAACCGAATTTATATTTTTGTTTTTTTGGTTTATTTTGATAAGTTCGTTGTTTGTTTATATATCTTTTGTTTGTTTTTTATTTATTTGTTTGTTTGTAATTATTAAACACATGCCACAAAAGAAATTCTACATTGCACTTGATAATCATAGCTTG
It encodes:
- a CDS encoding SIR2 family protein, producing the protein MFPKATIDHDSLEISLCKTLFYDFLIASLLKLKEESQTSTKNTFITFNYDNLLEKTLEDRLNLKRDKDYTTDSDIMNKDSNIIPIIKLHGSIDWIKDGNKIKIKQKSDPNDKERIIIPPTFKKVGQSQKL
- a CDS encoding transposase — its product is MRYKQPFKKRDDLSKKIKIIESIPGVGRVLSSTIMGFLPEIKDISKKQAFSLIGIAPFSKESGKVKKKGKITGGRFQVRKALYMANISAIKSNKQIKEFYLKLKSKDKPGRVCIVACMNKLMRIIHACLRNNTFWEEDYVTKQSVA
- a CDS encoding transposase codes for the protein MYVGLDISKEEIYVGTNVNKKTFKVENNEKGFKKLLEFVRSLESLEAVVSESSGGYEKAVCYFLAENNIPFAVVNPKNVRRYADAMGILAKSDSIEICVIACFASTIKPKPTNLIDKDIVELKELLRRREQIIGHIGFRKEQAFFSRCKD